The following are encoded together in the Dama dama isolate Ldn47 chromosome 29, ASM3311817v1, whole genome shotgun sequence genome:
- the LOC133048740 gene encoding interferon omega-1-like, with the protein MALLRKHGIREPTSRFSRRHLHQPSISLIFPMAFMHSLLMALVLVSYGPGGSLGCDLSLNQVLAATEKNLTFLDQMRRLSPHLCLQERKDFAFPEEMVEGGQLQEAQAISVLHKMLQQTFNVFNTKRSSAAWDTTLLKQLCTGLVQRLADLYDCWQQVTGEEDSALGRTGPTDAVRRYFQGIHVYLNEKEYSDCAWEIVRMDIRRAFSLFINQLAGKVKNVGWRLI; encoded by the coding sequence ATGGCTTTGCTTAGAAAGCATGGCATCAGAGAACCTACCTCAAGGTTCAGCAGACGCCATCTCCATCAGCCCAGCATCAGCCTCATCTTCCCCATGGCCTTCATGCATTCTCTACTGATGGCCCTGGTGCTGGTCAGCTACGGCCCTGGAGGATCCCTGGGCTGTGACCTGTCTCTGAACCAAGTGCTGGCTGCCACTGAGAAGAACCTCACTTTCCTGGACCAAATGAGGAGACTCTCCCCTCACCTCTGTCTGCAGGAGAGAAAAGACTTCGCTTTTCCCGAGGAGATGGTGGAGGGCGGCcagctgcaggaggcccaggccatCTCTGTGCTCCACAAGATGCTCCAGCAGACCTTCAATGTCTTCAACACAAAGCGCTCCTCTGCTGCCTGGGACACCACCCTCCTGAAGCAGCTCTGCACTGGACTTGTTCAGCGGCTGGCTGACCTGTATGACTGTTGGCAGCAGGTGACGGGAGAGGAAGACTCTGCCCTGGGAAGGACGGGCCCCACAGATGCCGTGAGGAGGTACTTCCAGGGAATCCATGTCTACCTGAATGAGAAGGAATACAGCGACTGTGCCTGGGAAATCGTCAGAATGGATATAAGgagagccttctctctcttcatcaACCAGCTTGCAGGAAAGGTTAAGAATGTAGGATGGAGACTGATCTGA
- the LOC133048615 gene encoding interferon alpha-1-like, with protein MAPAWSLLLALLLLSCNSICSLGCHLPHTHSLANRRVLTLLRQLRRVSPSSCLQDRNDFAFPQEALGGSQLQRAQAISVLHEVTQHTFQLFSTEGSAAAWDQSLLDKLRTALDQQLTDLQACLRQEQGLQGAPLLKGDSSLALRKYFHRVTLYLQEKGHSPCAWEVVRAEVMRAFSSSTNLQERFRRKD; from the coding sequence ATGGCCCCAGCCTGGTCCTTACtcctggccctgctgctgctCAGCTGCAACTCCATCTGCTCTCTGGGCTGCCACCTGCCTCACACCCACAGCCTGGCCAACAGGAGGGTCCTGACGCTCCTGCGACAACTGAGGAGggtctccccttcctcctgcctgcaGGACAGGAATGACTTTGCATTCCCCCAGGAGGCGCTGGGTGGCAGCCAGTTGCAGAGGGCTCAAGCCATCTCTGTGCTCCACGAGGTGACCCAACACACCTTCCAGCTCTTCAGCACCGAGGGCTCGGCCGCTGCGTGGGACCAGAGCCTCCTGGACAAGCTCCGCACTGCACTGGATCAGCAGCTCACTGACCTGCAAGCCTGTctgaggcaggagcaggggcTGCAAGGGGCTCCCCTGCTCAAGGGGGACTCCAGCCTGGCTCTGAGGAAATACTTCCACAGAGTCACTCTCTATCTGCAAGAGAAGGGACACAGCCCTTGTGCCTGGGAGGTTGTCAGAGCAGAAGTCATGAGAGCCTTCTCTTCCTCAACAAACTTGCAGGAGAGATTCCGGAGGAAGGACTGA